Proteins encoded in a region of the Triticum dicoccoides isolate Atlit2015 ecotype Zavitan chromosome 3A, WEW_v2.0, whole genome shotgun sequence genome:
- the LOC119270355 gene encoding 4-coumarate--CoA ligase-like 7 isoform X2, with the protein MSSSGHGAVDARTGYCAATKSFLSLRGPLPLPPADVPLTFPAFALSLLPSPLPAHPALLDAATGEAVSYPAFLSQVRALVGALRSRVVPLGRGDVAFVLAPARLDVPVLYFALLAVGAVVSPANPALTAGEVSRLVCLSGASFAFAVSSTAGKLPAGLPTTLLDSPHFRSLLHSDHGENQSAPLDAGAVCQSATATVLYSSGTTGRVKAAAVPHRSFIVRAAGLRALHLQGKSRKANERTLIGAPMFHTMGFFFTLNGLAQGITTVVMTEAAARAGLRGMLEAAQRWEVTEIMAAPPVVLGMTKERCRLTSLLRVICGGAPLPRSAAEQFPRRFPQVDLCMGYGATEAGGISLMIDRDECSRIGSSGRISHNVEAKIVDIVTGEPLSIGQKGELWVRGPSIMTGYVGDDEANAASFDSEGWLKTGDLCYIDQDGFLFVVDRLKELIKYKAYQSWSLSCNRCQRLSTLQ; encoded by the exons ATGTCGTCCAGCGGCCACGGCGCCGTCGACGCCCGCACCGGCTACTGCGCAGCAACCAAGTCGTTCCTCAGCCTCCGcgggccgctgccgctgccgcccgcCGACGTCCCACTCACATTCCCGGCCTTCGCGCTGTCGCTGCTGCCGTCCCCTCTCCCCGCCCACCCCGCGCTCCTCGACGCCGCCACCGGCGAGGCCGTCTCCTACCCGGCGTTCCTGTCCCAGGTGCGCGCGCTCGTGGGCGCGCTGCGGTCGCGCGTGGTGCCGCTCGGCCGCGGCGACGTGGCCTTCGTCCTCGCCCCCGCGCGGCTCGACGTGCCCGTGCTCTACTTCGCGCTCCTCGCCGTCGGCGCGGTCGTGTCCCCGGCCAACCCGGCCCTCACCGCCGGCGAGGTGTCCCGCCTCGTCTGCCTCTCCGGCGCGTCCTTCGCCTTCGCGGTGTCCTCCACCGCCGGCAAGCTCCCCGCCGGCCTCCCCACCACCCTCCTCGACTCCCCGCACTTCCGCTCCCTCCTGCACAGCGACCATGGCGAGAACCAGTCGGCGCCGCTGGACGCCGGAGCAGTGTGCCAGTCAGCGACAGCGACGGTCCTGTACTCCTCCGGCACGACCGGgcgggtgaaggcggcggcggtgcCGCACCGGAGCTTCATCGTGAGGGCGGCGGGGCTCCGTGCCCTGCACCTGCAGGGGAAGTCGAGGAAGGCCAACGAGAGGACTCTGATCGGCGCCCCCATGTTCCACACCATGGGTTTCTTCTTCACGCTCAACGGGCTGGCGCAGGGGATTACCACTGTTGTGATGACGGAGGCGGCCGCGCGGGCTGGGTTGAGGGGAATGCTGGAGGCAGCGCAGCGGTGGGAGGTGACGGAGATCATGGCGGCGCCTCCCGTGGTGCTGGGGATGACAAAAGAAAGGTGCCGGCTCACGAGTCTGCTGCGGGTGATCTGCGGCGGCGCCCCTCTGCCGAGATCGGCGGCGGAGCAGTTCCCGCGGCGGTTCCCCCAAGTGGACCTGTGCATG GGTTATGGCGCAACAGAGGCTGGGGGCATATCCTTGATGATCGACCGGGACGAGTGCTCCCGCATAGGTTCCTCCGGCCGCATCTCCCACAACGTCGAGGCGAAGATCGTTGACATCGTCACCGGAGAGCCCTTGTCGATCGGGCAGAAAGGGGAGCTGTGGGTGAGAGGTCCTTCCATCATGACAG GCTACGTAGGTGACGACGAGGCGAATGCGGCCTCTTTCGATTCGGAAGGCTGGCTGAAGACCGGCGACCTTTGCTACATTGATCAGGACGGGTTTCTGTTCGTGGTGGATAGGCTCAAGGAGCTAATCAAGTACAAGGCCTATCAG AGCTGGAGCTTGTCCTGCAATCGCTGCCAGAGATTGTCGACGCTGCAGTGA
- the LOC119270355 gene encoding 4-coumarate--CoA ligase-like 7 isoform X1, producing MSSSGHGAVDARTGYCAATKSFLSLRGPLPLPPADVPLTFPAFALSLLPSPLPAHPALLDAATGEAVSYPAFLSQVRALVGALRSRVVPLGRGDVAFVLAPARLDVPVLYFALLAVGAVVSPANPALTAGEVSRLVCLSGASFAFAVSSTAGKLPAGLPTTLLDSPHFRSLLHSDHGENQSAPLDAGAVCQSATATVLYSSGTTGRVKAAAVPHRSFIVRAAGLRALHLQGKSRKANERTLIGAPMFHTMGFFFTLNGLAQGITTVVMTEAAARAGLRGMLEAAQRWEVTEIMAAPPVVLGMTKERCRLTSLLRVICGGAPLPRSAAEQFPRRFPQVDLCMGYGATEAGGISLMIDRDECSRIGSSGRISHNVEAKIVDIVTGEPLSIGQKGELWVRGPSIMTGYVGDDEANAASFDSEGWLKTGDLCYIDQDGFLFVVDRLKELIKYKAYQVAPAELELVLQSLPEIVDAAVMPYPHEEAGEIPMALVVRQPGSKVTEAQVMEHVAKQVTPYKKVRKVLFVDSIPRSPAGKILRRQLKDHMQSCIVSRL from the exons ATGTCGTCCAGCGGCCACGGCGCCGTCGACGCCCGCACCGGCTACTGCGCAGCAACCAAGTCGTTCCTCAGCCTCCGcgggccgctgccgctgccgcccgcCGACGTCCCACTCACATTCCCGGCCTTCGCGCTGTCGCTGCTGCCGTCCCCTCTCCCCGCCCACCCCGCGCTCCTCGACGCCGCCACCGGCGAGGCCGTCTCCTACCCGGCGTTCCTGTCCCAGGTGCGCGCGCTCGTGGGCGCGCTGCGGTCGCGCGTGGTGCCGCTCGGCCGCGGCGACGTGGCCTTCGTCCTCGCCCCCGCGCGGCTCGACGTGCCCGTGCTCTACTTCGCGCTCCTCGCCGTCGGCGCGGTCGTGTCCCCGGCCAACCCGGCCCTCACCGCCGGCGAGGTGTCCCGCCTCGTCTGCCTCTCCGGCGCGTCCTTCGCCTTCGCGGTGTCCTCCACCGCCGGCAAGCTCCCCGCCGGCCTCCCCACCACCCTCCTCGACTCCCCGCACTTCCGCTCCCTCCTGCACAGCGACCATGGCGAGAACCAGTCGGCGCCGCTGGACGCCGGAGCAGTGTGCCAGTCAGCGACAGCGACGGTCCTGTACTCCTCCGGCACGACCGGgcgggtgaaggcggcggcggtgcCGCACCGGAGCTTCATCGTGAGGGCGGCGGGGCTCCGTGCCCTGCACCTGCAGGGGAAGTCGAGGAAGGCCAACGAGAGGACTCTGATCGGCGCCCCCATGTTCCACACCATGGGTTTCTTCTTCACGCTCAACGGGCTGGCGCAGGGGATTACCACTGTTGTGATGACGGAGGCGGCCGCGCGGGCTGGGTTGAGGGGAATGCTGGAGGCAGCGCAGCGGTGGGAGGTGACGGAGATCATGGCGGCGCCTCCCGTGGTGCTGGGGATGACAAAAGAAAGGTGCCGGCTCACGAGTCTGCTGCGGGTGATCTGCGGCGGCGCCCCTCTGCCGAGATCGGCGGCGGAGCAGTTCCCGCGGCGGTTCCCCCAAGTGGACCTGTGCATG GGTTATGGCGCAACAGAGGCTGGGGGCATATCCTTGATGATCGACCGGGACGAGTGCTCCCGCATAGGTTCCTCCGGCCGCATCTCCCACAACGTCGAGGCGAAGATCGTTGACATCGTCACCGGAGAGCCCTTGTCGATCGGGCAGAAAGGGGAGCTGTGGGTGAGAGGTCCTTCCATCATGACAG GCTACGTAGGTGACGACGAGGCGAATGCGGCCTCTTTCGATTCGGAAGGCTGGCTGAAGACCGGCGACCTTTGCTACATTGATCAGGACGGGTTTCTGTTCGTGGTGGATAGGCTCAAGGAGCTAATCAAGTACAAGGCCTATCAG GTTGCACCTGCAGAGCTGGAGCTTGTCCTGCAATCGCTGCCAGAGATTGTCGACGCTGCAGTGATGCC ATATCCTCACGAAGAGGCAGGAGAGATACCCATGGCGCTCGTGGTGAGGCAACCCGGGAGCAAGGTCACTGAGGCGCAGGTCATGGAGCATGTAGCCAAGCAGGTCACGCCGTACAAGAAGGTGCGCAAGGTGCTGTTTGTCGACTCCATACCGAGATCGCCGGCCGGAAAGATCTTGAGGAGGCAGTTGAAAGACCATATGCAGTCTTGCATTGTGTCCAGACTCTGA